Proteins co-encoded in one Capnocytophaga ochracea DSM 7271 genomic window:
- the rpsF gene encoding 30S ribosomal protein S6 produces the protein MNQYETVFILNPVLSDTQIKEAVEKFENFLTSRGAEFVAKENWGLKKLAYPIQNKKSGFYHLFEFKVAGEVIDAFELEFRRDERVMRYLTVKLDKHAIEWAEKRRAKLNTKKA, from the coding sequence ATGAATCAATACGAAACTGTTTTCATTTTGAATCCCGTTTTATCTGATACACAGATAAAGGAAGCAGTAGAAAAGTTCGAGAATTTTCTTACTTCAAGGGGTGCAGAATTTGTAGCAAAAGAGAATTGGGGCTTGAAGAAATTAGCTTACCCAATCCAGAACAAGAAAAGCGGATTTTACCACCTCTTCGAGTTTAAAGTAGCTGGTGAAGTAATTGATGCTTTTGAATTGGAATTCCGTCGTGATGAGCGCGTGATGCGTTACTTGACTGTGAAATTAGACAAGCACGCCATTGAGTGGGCTGAAAAGAGAAGAGCAAAGTTAAACACTAAAAAAGCGTAA
- the rpsR gene encoding 30S ribosomal protein S18, whose translation MAVEQKKGDIKYLTPLNIDTSKQKKYCRFKKSGIKYIDYKDADFLLKFVNEQGKLLPRRLTGTSLKFQRKVATAVKRARHLALMPYVADLLK comes from the coding sequence ATGGCAGTAGAACAAAAAAAAGGAGATATCAAATATCTTACTCCGCTAAACATCGACACTTCAAAACAAAAGAAATATTGTCGTTTTAAAAAATCAGGTATTAAATACATTGATTACAAAGATGCTGACTTCCTCTTGAAGTTTGTAAACGAACAAGGTAAGTTGTTACCTCGTCGTCTTACAGGTACTTCATTGAAGTTCCAACGCAAGGTGGCTACCGCTGTGAAGAGAGCACGCCACTTGGCATTAATGCCTTATGTAGCCGATTTATTAAAATAA
- the rplI gene encoding 50S ribosomal protein L9 encodes MEIILKQDVHNLGFKDDVVTVKNGYGRNYLIPQGFAILATPSAKKVLAENLKQKAYKEQHIIDEAKKTAQALSSLVVKIIAKVGAGDKLFGSINNGDLAQELAKAGHDIDKKFISIAGNTLKRAGKYNASIRLHREVIVDFPFEIVAEVAKVETKPAEKTEEPKAEIATEQPAGN; translated from the coding sequence ATGGAAATTATACTAAAACAAGACGTACATAATTTAGGTTTTAAGGACGATGTCGTTACAGTAAAGAACGGCTACGGACGTAATTACCTCATTCCGCAAGGATTTGCAATTTTGGCTACTCCCTCAGCAAAAAAGGTATTAGCTGAAAATTTAAAACAGAAAGCTTACAAAGAGCAACACATTATTGATGAGGCTAAGAAAACAGCTCAAGCACTTTCGTCATTGGTGGTAAAAATTATTGCCAAAGTAGGTGCTGGAGATAAGCTTTTTGGGTCAATTAATAATGGTGATTTGGCACAAGAATTAGCCAAAGCGGGTCACGATATTGATAAGAAATTTATTTCTATCGCTGGTAACACCCTCAAACGTGCTGGGAAATACAATGCTTCTATCCGTTTACACCGTGAAGTAATTGTTGATTTTCCATTTGAAATTGTAGCAGAAGTAGCAAAAGTAGAGACAAAACCTGCAGAAAAGACTGAAGAGCCCAAAGCGGAAATTGCTACTGAGCAACCTGCTGGAAACTAA
- a CDS encoding FUSC family protein, whose product MYTSIISFFKSFSFFKGCLKTIAVLIPLGLGYWFDLMDIGLPIALSIVAISPSDIPGNQKHLYGGLFIATLLATISSTLVNLTAPYEYLLLPTIFLLTFGNAYISLYGHRATMVAFAGLFEIASTLAHLQTGWGIVLYSGCVLLGGLWYSVLVYIFLKIRPRLYSEQLLGKCFALTAEFFSVRADLLIAKDRSEGLKKLINLQTSLNEKYEKLREAVLDSRSKSGKTDYLQRQFLMFIELVDIFELALANPVQYEKVDKAFAEHREYLQTYVDFLKELSRQLQQMSEYIGSRKKIQLDNCLKDLLAQTKEKNEALKALSEVSEEDKERALLLRNFYIYIESQYHSIENIRHIFENYYSNDAGVRDESTYRKFVSYQNYSWRRLKDHISLKSTFFRHAMRLSIVVFLGYLIGDIFPINNAYWIILTIFIIMRPGFGITQERSLSRVYGTMIGGVASFAVIYLLPYPSLYLYVAILCMPIAFGLIQENYMYASIFITISAIFIFALITPNVYSLIYDRLLDTVIGVGLSFAGNYLILPTWEHNTYREAVTKSVKANIGYLQQVKEIFNTGEGITTAYKVSRKEAVLALSNLNTTFQRMLQEPKFMQYKNPSVYGIIVIQQAFLASVASFGIRLNSKKVTFPKSVFNEAIESLIAALQHCLTLLVEPTATAQTDYKTPIEQFNQSIREIIDTPQNTDTSSAISMRETQFYGEQFNYLFGLAKNLEQAIRSINT is encoded by the coding sequence ATGTATACCTCCATCATATCATTCTTTAAAAGTTTTTCTTTCTTCAAAGGGTGCCTCAAAACCATTGCGGTGCTTATTCCCTTAGGGTTGGGCTATTGGTTTGACCTAATGGATATTGGCTTACCCATAGCTTTGAGTATTGTTGCAATTTCGCCCAGCGATATTCCAGGGAATCAAAAACACCTCTATGGTGGTCTTTTCATAGCAACATTACTAGCAACTATCAGTTCTACTTTGGTAAACCTCACGGCTCCTTACGAATACTTGTTACTGCCTACCATATTTCTACTCACCTTCGGAAACGCTTATATTTCGTTATACGGACATCGCGCTACAATGGTAGCTTTCGCGGGATTATTTGAGATAGCCTCTACTTTAGCCCACTTGCAAACAGGGTGGGGTATTGTTTTGTACAGTGGTTGTGTGTTATTAGGAGGTTTGTGGTACAGTGTATTAGTGTATATATTCCTAAAAATACGTCCGCGCTTGTACAGTGAACAGCTGTTAGGGAAGTGCTTTGCTCTTACGGCAGAGTTTTTTTCGGTAAGAGCTGACTTACTCATCGCCAAAGACAGAAGCGAGGGACTCAAAAAGCTCATCAACCTGCAAACAAGCCTCAATGAAAAATATGAAAAGCTCCGTGAAGCCGTACTTGATTCACGGAGCAAATCGGGTAAAACCGATTACCTGCAACGCCAATTTTTGATGTTCATAGAGCTGGTGGATATCTTCGAATTAGCTTTAGCCAACCCCGTACAATATGAGAAAGTGGACAAGGCTTTTGCCGAGCATCGTGAATATTTACAAACTTATGTAGATTTCCTCAAAGAGCTATCGAGACAGCTACAACAAATGTCCGAATACATTGGGTCACGCAAAAAGATACAATTAGACAACTGTTTAAAAGACTTATTAGCGCAAACCAAAGAGAAGAACGAAGCCTTGAAAGCACTTTCAGAAGTATCGGAAGAAGATAAAGAACGTGCTTTGCTGTTGCGAAATTTTTATATCTATATAGAAAGTCAGTATCATTCTATTGAAAATATCCGACATATTTTTGAGAACTATTATAGCAACGATGCAGGGGTACGCGATGAGAGTACTTATCGCAAGTTTGTGAGTTACCAAAACTACTCGTGGCGACGGCTCAAAGACCATATATCTTTAAAATCTACCTTTTTTAGGCACGCAATGCGTCTATCTATTGTGGTATTTTTGGGTTATCTCATAGGTGATATATTCCCTATCAACAATGCCTACTGGATTATCCTTACCATCTTCATTATTATGCGTCCTGGTTTTGGGATTACCCAAGAGCGCTCACTCAGCAGGGTTTATGGCACTATGATTGGTGGGGTTGCTTCGTTTGCTGTGATTTACCTACTCCCCTACCCTAGTTTGTACCTCTATGTCGCTATTTTGTGTATGCCTATTGCTTTTGGGTTGATTCAAGAGAACTATATGTACGCCTCTATATTCATCACTATCAGTGCGATATTTATTTTTGCACTGATTACACCTAATGTTTATAGCCTTATTTATGACCGCCTATTGGATACCGTTATAGGTGTTGGGTTATCGTTTGCAGGTAATTATCTCATTTTGCCTACGTGGGAACACAATACTTATAGGGAAGCGGTTACCAAATCAGTAAAAGCTAATATTGGTTACTTACAGCAAGTAAAAGAGATTTTTAACACCGGAGAAGGGATTACCACTGCCTATAAAGTATCGCGCAAAGAAGCTGTGTTGGCACTCTCAAACCTAAATACCACCTTCCAACGAATGTTACAAGAGCCGAAGTTTATGCAGTACAAAAATCCATCAGTATACGGGATTATCGTGATACAGCAAGCCTTCTTAGCCTCTGTGGCTTCGTTTGGTATTAGGTTGAACAGCAAGAAAGTAACCTTTCCTAAATCGGTATTCAACGAGGCAATTGAGAGTCTTATAGCAGCCTTGCAACACTGTTTGACGTTACTTGTTGAACCTACGGCTACTGCTCAAACTGATTATAAAACGCCTATTGAACAATTTAATCAGTCCATTAGAGAAATAATAGACACTCCTCAAAATACAGATACCTCTTCAGCTATCTCAATGCGAGAGACACAATTCTATGGAGAACAGTTCAACTATCTGTTTGGATTAGCGAAGAACTTAGAACAAGCTATTCGGTCTATCAATACGTAA
- a CDS encoding L-threonylcarbamoyladenylate synthase — MANNHLITEILKAGKVILYPTDTVWGLGCDATNPEAVAKIFQIKQRSESKSLIILVSDTEMLQHYVTDIPPKVLTYLQTLQEPTTIIYSHPLHLAKNVIAADNTVAIRVVQDVFCQQMIADFGKPIVSTSANISGEPTPLYYQLINPQIIAQCDYVVPYRQDDTQIKNPSRLIRFDTDGEIQILR; from the coding sequence ATGGCAAATAACCATCTGATAACTGAAATATTAAAGGCAGGAAAGGTAATTCTATACCCCACCGATACCGTTTGGGGTTTGGGGTGTGATGCTACAAATCCTGAAGCGGTAGCTAAGATTTTCCAAATAAAACAACGCAGTGAGAGCAAAAGCCTCATCATTTTAGTGAGTGATACAGAGATGTTACAGCACTATGTAACAGATATACCTCCTAAGGTGCTTACCTATCTTCAAACCTTGCAAGAGCCTACCACTATTATTTATAGTCACCCTTTGCATTTGGCTAAGAACGTGATAGCTGCTGATAATACAGTGGCCATTAGGGTCGTGCAAGATGTGTTCTGCCAACAGATGATTGCCGATTTTGGCAAACCTATAGTCTCTACCTCTGCTAATATCAGTGGAGAGCCAACACCTTTGTATTACCAACTCATTAATCCCCAAATTATTGCGCAATGTGATTATGTAGTACCTTACCGTCAAGACGATACTCAAATAAAAAATCCCTCACGTCTGATTAGGTTTGATACAGACGGAGAGATTCAAATATTAAGATAA
- a CDS encoding efflux RND transporter periplasmic adaptor subunit, with amino-acid sequence MKKIITTVIIIVLVGLMGLRLYSNKQKNAEEVAIVAQKEAQVAVRAAKVTEEKVADLFTANGTFVAEQDLNVSSEVGGQVIKIYVKEGDFVRAGQVLAQTKADRTNVQLDNAKAVLETAKSDLKRFESAYQTGGVTAQQLEQARLQLKNAQANYNSAAIVSGDTAVRSKINGIVTSKEVEEGTLVSAGQTLFNVVNIDNLKLKITVDESQVGELKVGDVVKIKPSTSSELIDGKIIFIAPKSNGALKFPVEILVANKDKKLKAGMYATAQFGSGNDEVTALVVPHSAFVGSVSQNKIFKIVSSKNAKGQEVLKAEMANVKSGRNFGDKVEIISGLTVGEEVITSGQINIDNGTPVKIVE; translated from the coding sequence ATGAAAAAAATAATTACTACAGTTATCATAATAGTCCTTGTAGGATTAATGGGGCTCCGCCTATATTCTAACAAACAAAAAAATGCTGAAGAGGTAGCTATTGTAGCCCAAAAAGAAGCCCAAGTAGCCGTACGTGCTGCCAAAGTAACAGAAGAAAAAGTAGCCGACCTTTTTACGGCTAACGGTACTTTTGTAGCGGAACAAGACCTGAATGTATCTTCAGAAGTAGGAGGACAAGTCATAAAAATTTACGTAAAAGAGGGTGATTTTGTGAGAGCAGGGCAAGTATTGGCACAAACAAAAGCCGACAGAACCAATGTGCAGTTAGACAATGCCAAAGCGGTACTCGAAACTGCAAAATCGGATTTAAAGCGCTTTGAAAGTGCTTACCAAACAGGAGGAGTTACCGCTCAACAATTGGAACAAGCGCGCTTGCAACTCAAAAACGCCCAAGCAAACTACAATTCGGCAGCTATTGTATCGGGTGATACAGCGGTACGTAGTAAAATCAACGGGATTGTAACTAGCAAAGAGGTAGAAGAAGGAACACTTGTAAGTGCCGGACAGACGTTATTCAACGTGGTAAATATCGACAATTTGAAATTGAAAATTACCGTAGATGAAAGTCAAGTAGGAGAACTAAAAGTGGGGGATGTTGTTAAAATAAAACCTAGTACTTCCTCAGAATTAATAGACGGAAAGATTATTTTTATCGCACCGAAATCTAATGGAGCTCTCAAATTCCCCGTAGAAATATTGGTAGCCAACAAAGATAAAAAGCTAAAAGCGGGAATGTATGCGACTGCACAGTTCGGCAGTGGTAATGATGAGGTTACAGCTCTTGTGGTACCTCATTCTGCTTTCGTGGGTAGTGTGAGCCAAAATAAAATTTTCAAAATAGTAAGTAGCAAAAATGCTAAAGGTCAGGAGGTGCTTAAAGCTGAAATGGCAAATGTGAAAAGCGGTCGCAATTTTGGTGATAAGGTAGAAATCATCAGCGGACTTACTGTTGGTGAAGAAGTGATTACCAGTGGACAAATTAATATAGATAACGGAACACCTGTGAAAATAGTAGAGTAA
- a CDS encoding SAM hydrolase/SAM-dependent halogenase family protein yields MKIITLTTDFGLRDYSVGAVKGAIYSKCPEACVVDISHLISPFDVFQAAFILKNAYVHYRKGSIHIIGVDAERTPEKRHMVMKLNGHYFIGADNGIFHLLAEDKKNAELYEIKGEQSTELFPTLYSFPLIAQKICENIPLNKIGKKTDTYLEATHFKPEISADKRFVYGTIIYIDHYGNAVSNISRKLFEEIRQNRAFEVIFNMYTFKKIYNQYSEFIDFSVPLDLRAPDGKRMLLFNDLDYLQCSVYKSDTHTVGGASSLLDINYLDRVSVHFI; encoded by the coding sequence ATGAAAATCATTACATTAACTACTGATTTTGGTTTACGAGATTACTCGGTGGGAGCTGTAAAGGGTGCTATTTATAGTAAGTGCCCCGAAGCTTGCGTGGTAGATATCTCGCATTTGATATCACCTTTTGATGTGTTTCAAGCTGCCTTCATCTTAAAGAATGCTTACGTACATTACCGAAAAGGAAGTATACATATCATAGGGGTAGATGCGGAGCGCACTCCTGAGAAAAGGCATATGGTAATGAAACTGAACGGGCATTATTTTATCGGGGCTGATAACGGTATTTTTCATCTTTTAGCAGAAGATAAAAAGAACGCTGAACTGTATGAAATAAAAGGCGAACAAAGCACTGAACTTTTCCCTACGCTGTATTCATTCCCTTTGATTGCCCAGAAAATATGCGAAAATATCCCCCTTAACAAAATAGGCAAGAAAACCGATACGTATTTAGAGGCTACTCATTTTAAACCAGAGATATCTGCTGATAAACGTTTCGTTTACGGTACGATTATTTATATTGACCACTATGGCAATGCGGTGAGCAATATCAGTAGGAAATTATTTGAAGAAATAAGGCAGAATAGAGCTTTTGAGGTTATCTTTAATATGTATACTTTCAAAAAGATTTATAACCAATACAGCGAATTTATTGATTTTAGTGTTCCTCTCGACCTTCGCGCTCCTGATGGAAAACGAATGCTTCTGTTTAACGACCTCGACTATTTGCAGTGTAGTGTTTACAAAAGTGATACTCATACAGTAGGGGGAGCTTCTTCTTTATTAGACATCAATTACCTTGATAGAGTGAGCGTTCACTTCATTTAA
- a CDS encoding chaperone modulator CbpM produces the protein MKDRISREDIVRLYNIEITFFDDLESSGLIETEVIDNTTYLHYDQLSAFERFTNWHYDLDVNMAGLEIIHRLLQQIEELKGVRLEVKDNG, from the coding sequence ATGAAAGATAGAATTTCAAGAGAAGACATCGTTCGTTTGTACAATATAGAAATCACATTCTTTGACGATTTAGAATCAAGTGGACTTATAGAAACGGAAGTGATTGACAACACTACTTACCTGCATTACGACCAGCTTTCGGCTTTTGAACGTTTTACTAATTGGCATTACGACCTTGATGTGAATATGGCTGGGTTGGAGATTATTCATAGGCTATTACAACAAATTGAAGAATTAAAGGGAGTAAGATTGGAGGTAAAAGATAATGGTTAA
- a CDS encoding DnaJ C-terminal domain-containing protein, whose protein sequence is MIDYYKTLGVEKTATQDDIKKAYRKLARKYHPDMNPNDKTAEQKFKEINEANEVLSNPENRAKYDKYGEHWKYGEEYEKAQQQQRSQGGFGGFEGFGGGNYSEGDYSDFFRDMFGGRTSGFGRGYGSASGKFKGQDIFADMSLPLREVATAQQRTFTVNGKNIRITVPAGVYEGLQIKLKGHGYEGYNGGPNGDLYITFHIEPDAQFERNGNDLKTTVNIDLYTAMLGGEVQIDTLSGKVKMKVAPETQNGTTVRLKGKGFPVYKQEGSFGDLFVTYQVQLPKNLTEQQKALFEQLKNS, encoded by the coding sequence ATGATAGATTACTATAAAACCTTAGGGGTAGAAAAAACTGCTACCCAAGATGATATAAAGAAGGCTTACCGCAAGTTGGCGCGCAAGTATCACCCTGATATGAATCCTAACGATAAGACGGCAGAGCAGAAATTTAAAGAGATTAACGAGGCTAACGAAGTACTTAGCAATCCTGAAAACCGTGCTAAATACGACAAGTATGGCGAACACTGGAAATACGGAGAAGAATACGAAAAAGCCCAACAACAGCAACGCTCCCAAGGTGGTTTTGGAGGATTTGAAGGCTTTGGTGGAGGTAACTACTCTGAGGGAGACTATTCTGATTTCTTCAGAGATATGTTTGGCGGACGGACTTCGGGATTTGGTAGAGGTTACGGTAGTGCCTCAGGTAAGTTTAAAGGACAGGATATTTTTGCGGATATGTCGCTACCACTGCGAGAAGTGGCAACTGCTCAGCAACGTACTTTTACGGTGAACGGCAAGAATATACGTATTACAGTACCTGCGGGGGTATATGAAGGGCTGCAAATTAAGCTAAAGGGTCACGGATACGAAGGATATAACGGAGGACCTAACGGTGATTTGTATATCACTTTCCATATTGAACCCGACGCTCAGTTTGAACGCAATGGCAACGATTTGAAAACTACTGTAAATATCGACCTATATACAGCTATGTTAGGTGGCGAAGTGCAGATAGATACCCTCAGTGGTAAAGTGAAAATGAAAGTAGCTCCTGAGACACAAAATGGCACTACGGTGCGCTTAAAAGGTAAAGGTTTTCCTGTGTACAAGCAAGAAGGCTCATTTGGCGACCTTTTTGTAACGTATCAAGTACAATTGCCTAAAAATCTTACGGAACAACAAAAAGCATTATTTGAACAACTTAAAAATTCATAA
- a CDS encoding heavy-metal-associated domain-containing protein: MKTRILLWVALSFFGLTTASAQQAPNKNKKVEFAVGGNCEQCKARIEKAAYSVKGVKSANWNIKSGNMTLIFDERKCSESDVQKAIAKVGHDAGKERADDEVYNKLHHCCLYQRLP, encoded by the coding sequence ATGAAAACACGTATTTTATTATGGGTAGCTTTGAGTTTCTTTGGACTCACTACCGCAAGTGCTCAACAAGCACCTAACAAAAACAAGAAAGTAGAGTTTGCCGTAGGAGGCAATTGTGAACAGTGCAAAGCGCGCATAGAAAAAGCAGCTTACAGTGTAAAAGGCGTAAAGAGCGCTAATTGGAACATCAAGAGTGGGAATATGACTCTTATTTTTGACGAACGCAAATGTAGCGAAAGCGATGTACAAAAAGCCATTGCCAAAGTAGGACACGACGCAGGCAAAGAACGCGCTGACGACGAAGTGTACAATAAGTTACACCACTGTTGCTTGTACCAACGCTTGCCTTAG
- a CDS encoding TonB-dependent receptor, which produces MYKKYIFLLGLLLPLSLFAQNFSKGSVIDENKTPLIGADVYWEGTQIGTSTDNEGAFTLKRPEGSSTLVVSYVGYKKKTVKVSGNTPLHIQLEPETTLEEVVVSYKRANTMKSQWQVADVHTMSSGELLKAACCNLSESFSTNPSIDVNFSDAVTGNKQIKMLGLTSPYILMAEENIPTMRGASQAYGLSFVPGTWIESIQITKGAGSVINGYESISGQINYEIEKPINAIPFFLNLYASEDNRYEINAHTNKKLSDKWATTLFAHGNVRQQKADHNHDGFIDNPIGNQINLLNRWQYADAQKGWVGFLNLHYMKDERQAGELRFNPLTDKGTTNAWGSEVNSERLSASNKIGYVFPDTPYKSIGLQNSFQSHKQDSYFGLNRYDIHQKSWYGNLIYNSIITNTKHKFATGLNGTYDDYNEMLSTRALTEDFSRVDRSVGAFFEYTYDNLSNFSFVAGVRADSHNHLGNFITPRLHVRYNPWKQATFRVSAGRGKRAANVIAENQQLLASAREFTIVGGDGGKLYGLNPEIAWNYGVSFLQAFKVLGKNAEFSIDFYRTDFDNQVVVDLDNSPQQALFYNLNGNSFANSLQAEFSITPAKGLDFKAAYKYYDVQTQFTKGQLEKTLTPKHRWFANVAYETPERHENNHSQWKFDVTFNWLGEQRLPTTATNPVAYRLSDYAPSFATLNAQITKVFSKTFEIYVGGENITNYKQENGILAANDPFGAYFDSTMQYAPAFGQMYYAGLRFKIL; this is translated from the coding sequence ATGTACAAAAAATATATCTTTTTATTAGGGCTGTTGTTGCCCTTGTCGCTCTTTGCTCAAAATTTTAGCAAAGGGTCTGTAATCGATGAAAACAAGACACCACTTATAGGTGCTGATGTATATTGGGAAGGTACCCAAATAGGGACTTCTACTGATAACGAAGGAGCTTTTACCTTAAAACGACCTGAGGGAAGTTCTACTTTAGTAGTAAGCTATGTAGGGTATAAAAAGAAAACTGTGAAAGTAAGCGGTAACACACCTTTACACATTCAGTTAGAGCCCGAAACTACTTTAGAAGAGGTAGTAGTAAGCTACAAACGTGCTAATACAATGAAATCGCAGTGGCAAGTTGCCGATGTTCACACAATGAGCAGTGGGGAACTGCTGAAAGCCGCTTGTTGCAACCTATCGGAGAGTTTTTCTACCAATCCGTCGATTGATGTGAACTTCTCGGACGCCGTTACGGGTAACAAACAGATAAAGATGTTAGGTTTGACTAGTCCGTACATATTAATGGCAGAGGAGAATATCCCTACGATGCGCGGAGCTTCGCAAGCCTACGGACTCTCGTTTGTGCCTGGTACGTGGATTGAGAGTATCCAGATTACCAAAGGAGCAGGGAGTGTGATTAACGGGTATGAAAGTATTTCGGGGCAAATCAATTATGAAATAGAGAAGCCTATCAATGCCATTCCTTTTTTCTTGAACTTATACGCATCGGAGGATAACCGCTACGAAATCAACGCCCATACCAATAAAAAGCTCTCTGATAAATGGGCGACTACCCTCTTTGCTCACGGCAATGTGCGTCAGCAAAAAGCTGACCACAATCACGATGGTTTTATAGATAACCCGATAGGTAACCAAATTAACTTGTTGAATCGTTGGCAGTACGCCGATGCTCAAAAGGGTTGGGTAGGCTTTTTGAACCTCCATTATATGAAAGATGAGCGCCAGGCAGGTGAATTGCGCTTTAATCCGCTGACTGACAAAGGTACTACCAATGCTTGGGGCAGTGAAGTAAACTCCGAACGCCTCAGCGCATCTAACAAAATAGGGTATGTATTTCCTGATACGCCTTATAAGAGCATAGGCTTACAAAACTCTTTCCAATCGCACAAGCAGGATTCCTACTTTGGTTTGAATCGCTATGATATACACCAAAAAAGTTGGTATGGCAACTTGATATACAACTCTATCATCACTAATACCAAGCACAAGTTTGCCACAGGACTCAATGGTACTTACGACGATTACAACGAGATGCTTAGTACTAGGGCTCTCACAGAGGATTTTTCACGTGTAGACCGCTCGGTGGGTGCCTTCTTTGAATACACTTACGACAATTTAAGCAACTTCAGTTTTGTAGCAGGGGTACGCGCCGACAGTCATAATCACTTAGGAAATTTTATCACTCCACGCTTGCACGTGCGTTACAATCCTTGGAAGCAAGCTACTTTTAGAGTATCGGCAGGACGAGGTAAACGAGCTGCCAATGTGATTGCTGAGAACCAACAGCTCTTGGCTTCTGCTCGAGAGTTTACTATCGTAGGAGGTGATGGTGGTAAGCTCTACGGTTTGAACCCTGAAATCGCTTGGAATTACGGCGTGAGCTTTTTGCAAGCGTTTAAAGTATTGGGCAAGAACGCTGAGTTCTCCATAGACTTCTACCGCACTGATTTTGACAATCAAGTAGTAGTAGATTTGGATAACTCACCCCAACAAGCCTTGTTTTATAACCTGAATGGTAATAGCTTTGCTAACTCTTTACAAGCTGAGTTTAGCATCACACCTGCCAAAGGTTTGGACTTTAAAGCAGCCTACAAGTATTACGATGTGCAAACACAGTTTACCAAAGGACAATTGGAGAAGACCCTTACCCCAAAACACCGTTGGTTTGCCAATGTAGCTTACGAGACTCCTGAGCGTCACGAGAACAACCATTCGCAATGGAAGTTTGATGTAACCTTCAATTGGTTAGGAGAACAACGCTTACCTACTACGGCTACGAACCCAGTGGCTTATAGACTTAGCGATTACGCTCCCTCATTTGCTACACTCAATGCCCAAATCACCAAAGTATTCTCTAAGACTTTTGAGATATATGTAGGCGGTGAAAATATCACCAATTATAAGCAAGAAAACGGAATTTTGGCTGCCAACGACCCTTTTGGTGCGTATTTTGATAGTACTATGCAGTACGCTCCTGCTTTCGGACAGATGTATTACGCAGGACTAAGATTTAAAATTCTATAA
- a CDS encoding HYC_CC_PP family protein, translated as MKRKLINILLSALILFSNSGWAITFHYCKDTLSSVSLEYPTSASEEEEDCTTMDSCCASDDNEDETETSHKKCCDDTSITSSISDSTSVVKVLELQLQPFVIATPTLPILEEVSITETVKKSITTDFFTQLNAPPLYELYCQRVFYSGKR; from the coding sequence ATGAAAAGAAAACTTATCAACATATTATTATCAGCGCTTATCCTGTTCTCCAATTCAGGGTGGGCGATTACTTTTCATTATTGCAAAGACACCTTATCGTCAGTGTCCTTAGAGTACCCTACTTCTGCGAGTGAAGAAGAGGAAGACTGTACTACAATGGACTCTTGCTGTGCTTCGGATGACAATGAGGACGAAACAGAAACTTCACATAAAAAGTGTTGTGACGACACATCTATCACTTCTTCTATTTCTGATAGTACATCGGTAGTAAAGGTATTGGAGTTGCAATTACAGCCCTTTGTAATAGCTACTCCTACCCTACCCATATTAGAGGAGGTAAGCATTACTGAGACGGTAAAGAAATCTATCACTACTGATTTCTTTACACAGCTGAATGCTCCGCCTCTGTACGAATTGTACTGCCAGAGAGTGTTTTATTCAGGTAAAAGATAA